From Micromonospora sp. NBC_01699, a single genomic window includes:
- a CDS encoding magnesium and cobalt transport protein CorA, with product MSDWRSRAQRPAKRAWRRSHERYPQPSPPELSMDPRAANQSAPVEASVVTSGIYRDGHRVDAPASVTGTCELLRRQPGTMAWIGLYRPAEAQLMAVAEEFGLHELAVEDAVVAHQRPKLERYGETLFVVLRAARYLDEIEEVDFGELHVFVGPNFVLTVRHGEAPDMGAVRRRLEDDPDLLRRGPEAVLYAILDAVVDGYAPVVAGLQHDIDEIETEVFGGDPKVTRRIYELSREVIEFQRASRPLLDILRALTAGFAKHGTGEELRRYLGDVADHATTAAERVDGFRQILTDIRTLNATLVSQAQNEEVKRLTEASYTQNEEVKKISAWAAILFAPTLIGTIYGMNFDHIPELHWSFGYPFALSLMALVCTCLYLVFKRRNWL from the coding sequence ATGTCCGATTGGCGGTCCCGCGCCCAGCGTCCGGCAAAACGCGCCTGGCGGCGGTCGCACGAGCGCTACCCGCAGCCGTCGCCACCGGAACTGTCGATGGACCCCCGCGCCGCCAACCAGTCGGCGCCGGTCGAGGCGAGCGTGGTCACCTCCGGCATCTACCGGGACGGCCACCGCGTCGACGCGCCGGCCAGCGTCACCGGGACCTGCGAACTGCTCCGCCGACAGCCCGGCACGATGGCCTGGATCGGCCTGTACCGACCGGCCGAGGCGCAGCTCATGGCGGTGGCCGAGGAGTTCGGCCTGCACGAACTCGCGGTGGAGGACGCCGTCGTCGCCCACCAGCGTCCCAAGCTGGAACGGTACGGCGAGACCCTGTTCGTGGTGCTGCGCGCCGCCCGCTACCTCGACGAGATCGAGGAGGTCGACTTCGGCGAACTGCACGTGTTCGTCGGCCCGAACTTCGTCCTCACCGTCCGGCACGGTGAGGCACCGGACATGGGCGCGGTCCGGCGCCGGCTGGAGGACGACCCCGACCTGCTGCGACGCGGCCCGGAGGCGGTGCTGTACGCGATCCTCGACGCGGTGGTCGACGGTTACGCCCCGGTGGTCGCCGGGCTGCAACACGACATCGACGAAATCGAGACCGAGGTTTTCGGCGGCGATCCGAAGGTGACCCGGCGGATCTACGAACTCTCCCGTGAGGTGATCGAGTTCCAGCGCGCCTCCCGGCCCCTGCTGGACATCCTGCGGGCGCTGACCGCCGGCTTCGCCAAACACGGCACCGGCGAGGAGCTGCGCCGCTACCTGGGCGACGTGGCCGACCACGCCACCACCGCCGCCGAACGGGTCGACGGCTTCCGGCAGATCCTCACCGACATCCGCACCCTGAACGCCACCCTGGTCTCGCAGGCACAGAACGAGGAGGTCAAGCGCCTGACCGAGGCCAGCTACACGCAGAACGAGGAGGTCAAGAAGATCTCCGCGTGGGCGGCGATCCTGTTCGCCCCGACCCTGATCGGCACCATCTACGGGATGAACTTCGACCACATCCCGGAACTGCACTGGAGCTTCGGCTACCCGTTCGCGCTGTCGCTGATGGCCCTGGTCTGCACCTGTCTCTACCTGGTGTTCAAGCGCCG
- a CDS encoding beta-N-acetylhexosaminidase, translating to MQTSGRLLAGTGDRRTTRVRRRRLGGTVLALALVVQTMVLAGPSPTPALADTAPTGPAQLVPIPVSAVDVPGQSFVVGPTTRIVVATGGAGALPVADTLAAILRPSTGYPLPVSIAPSRPGDIAFHLGEPGDLGAEGYRIDVSNTGVRLAAAEPAGLFYAVQTLRQLLSPWIESPTVRPGPWTVAGVRISDRPRYAYRGVMLDIARHYQSPEVAKRLIEQASAYKMNVLHLHVSDDQGFRIAINGRPELTTIGGQFSINNDPGGYWTQAEYVDVVNYAAAHHMTVIPEVDTPGHTNAIVMSYAGPQADPVLPDVNCTNRTPPQWNLTTAVGYSAMCPESPNTWAIITDIVNQLSAMSPGPYYHLGGDEVPASILSSARYVDFVDRESQIVKAQDKIVMGWAEISQANFGQPGSPQSVAQFWNNGNPTGAGGDSARRAVQKGMKVVMSPANHTYLDMQQFVGSPLGLSWAGRLDVSQFYNWTGTSSDPATYIPARTTGGVTLPAVTDADILGVEAPIWSETLRTLADIEFQVFPRMPATAEIGWSPNVHPERNLASFVSRIAGHGVRRQVQGQNFYASPQVPWRVDVSAPDITSDRRTVSGEIASVVTPGAPLDQVTATVDWGDGTTSAATLSGTAGTNKSINGIYSATAQHAYARDGVYRATITATRPGGSTTARFTVVVNTCTATVSGHHNGPLVVADGVTCLTGATVSGPVVVRPGASLIATGASIRGPVTATGAVVVELLGGSVNGPLTITGTTGDVIVERVGVNGPLTLTATATTPPPLLAANTINGPLTCTTNTPAPVNANLPNTVHGPTTPQCQGL from the coding sequence ATGCAGACGTCCGGCCGGTTGTTGGCGGGAACAGGGGACAGGCGGACCACCCGGGTACGACGACGGCGCCTCGGCGGCACCGTACTCGCGCTCGCGCTCGTGGTGCAGACGATGGTGCTCGCCGGCCCGTCGCCGACACCGGCACTGGCCGACACCGCGCCGACCGGCCCGGCCCAACTCGTACCGATCCCGGTCAGCGCGGTCGACGTACCCGGTCAGTCCTTCGTGGTCGGACCGACGACCCGGATAGTCGTGGCCACCGGCGGCGCCGGGGCCCTGCCGGTCGCGGACACCCTGGCGGCGATCCTGCGCCCGTCGACCGGCTACCCACTGCCGGTCTCGATCGCCCCTTCCCGGCCCGGCGACATCGCGTTCCACCTCGGCGAACCGGGCGATCTCGGCGCCGAGGGCTACCGGATCGACGTCTCGAACACCGGGGTACGGCTGGCAGCGGCCGAGCCGGCCGGGCTCTTCTACGCCGTACAGACCCTGCGCCAACTGCTCTCGCCGTGGATCGAGAGCCCGACCGTACGCCCCGGCCCGTGGACCGTGGCCGGCGTACGGATCTCCGACCGCCCCCGGTACGCCTACCGGGGCGTGATGCTCGACATCGCCCGGCACTACCAGTCGCCGGAGGTCGCCAAGCGGCTGATCGAGCAGGCGTCGGCGTACAAGATGAACGTGCTGCACCTGCACGTCAGCGACGACCAGGGGTTCCGGATCGCGATCAACGGGCGGCCCGAACTCACCACCATCGGCGGCCAGTTCTCCATCAACAACGATCCCGGCGGCTACTGGACCCAGGCCGAGTACGTCGACGTCGTCAACTACGCCGCCGCACACCATATGACCGTCATCCCCGAGGTGGACACGCCGGGGCACACCAACGCGATAGTCATGTCGTACGCCGGACCGCAGGCCGACCCGGTCCTGCCCGACGTCAACTGCACCAACCGCACCCCGCCGCAGTGGAACCTGACCACCGCCGTCGGCTACAGCGCGATGTGCCCGGAGAGCCCGAACACCTGGGCGATCATCACCGACATCGTCAACCAGCTCAGCGCGATGAGCCCCGGCCCGTACTACCACCTCGGCGGCGACGAGGTGCCGGCGTCGATCCTGTCGAGCGCCCGGTACGTCGACTTCGTCGACCGCGAGTCCCAGATCGTCAAGGCGCAGGACAAGATCGTGATGGGCTGGGCCGAGATCTCCCAGGCGAACTTCGGCCAGCCCGGATCGCCGCAGTCCGTCGCCCAGTTCTGGAACAACGGCAACCCGACCGGCGCCGGTGGCGACTCGGCCCGGCGGGCGGTGCAGAAGGGCATGAAGGTCGTCATGTCACCGGCCAACCACACCTATCTGGACATGCAGCAGTTCGTCGGCAGCCCGCTCGGGCTGAGCTGGGCCGGCCGGCTGGACGTGTCGCAGTTCTACAACTGGACCGGCACCAGCAGCGACCCGGCCACCTACATCCCGGCGCGGACCACCGGTGGGGTCACCCTGCCGGCGGTGACCGACGCCGACATCCTCGGTGTCGAGGCGCCGATCTGGTCCGAGACGCTGCGGACCCTGGCCGACATCGAGTTCCAGGTCTTCCCCCGGATGCCGGCGACGGCGGAGATCGGCTGGTCACCGAACGTCCACCCGGAACGCAACCTCGCCTCCTTCGTCTCCCGGATCGCCGGTCACGGCGTACGCCGGCAGGTGCAGGGCCAGAACTTCTACGCCTCCCCGCAGGTGCCGTGGCGGGTCGACGTGTCGGCGCCGGACATCACCAGCGACCGTCGGACGGTGTCGGGGGAAATCGCCTCGGTGGTCACCCCGGGCGCGCCGCTCGACCAGGTGACGGCGACGGTCGACTGGGGCGACGGGACCACGTCGGCGGCGACCCTGAGCGGTACCGCCGGCACCAACAAGAGCATCAACGGCATCTATTCGGCAACCGCGCAGCACGCGTACGCCCGCGACGGCGTCTACCGGGCCACCATCACCGCCACCCGCCCCGGCGGCAGCACGACCGCCCGGTTCACCGTGGTCGTGAACACCTGCACCGCCACGGTTTCGGGCCACCACAACGGTCCCCTGGTCGTCGCCGACGGCGTCACCTGCCTGACCGGCGCCACCGTCTCCGGCCCCGTGGTGGTACGACCGGGCGCCTCCCTGATCGCCACCGGCGCCTCGATCCGGGGCCCGGTGACCGCCACCGGCGCCGTGGTGGTCGAACTGCTCGGCGGCTCGGTCAACGGCCCGCTGACCATCACCGGCACCACCGGCGATGTGATCGTGGAACGAGTCGGGGTCAACGGCCCACTAACCCTGACCGCCACCGCCACCACCCCACCACCCCTGCTGGCCGCCAACACCATCAACGGCCCCCTCACCTGCACCACCAACACCCCCGCCCCGGTAAACGCCAACCTCCCCAACACCGTCCACGGCCCAACCACCCCCCAGTGCCAGGGCCTCTAA
- a CDS encoding response regulator transcription factor produces the protein MRIVIAEDLLLLREGLVRLLTDTGHTVVAAVDNADSLVAAVTEQRPDLSIVDVRLPPGFRDEGLRAALRLRAADPDTRVLIVSQYVERAYAAELLADGHGGVGYLLKDRVTALDDFLDAVERVAAGGTVMDPEVVRQLFTRNSRNHGIDGLTPREREVLALMAEGLSNSAICARLVLAPVSVEKHITNILAKLDLPPATTAHRRVRAVLAYLNAPL, from the coding sequence ATGCGCATCGTGATCGCCGAAGACCTGCTCCTGCTCCGCGAGGGTCTGGTGCGGTTGCTGACCGACACCGGTCACACCGTCGTGGCGGCCGTCGACAACGCCGACTCGCTGGTGGCGGCGGTGACGGAGCAGCGACCCGACCTGTCGATAGTCGACGTACGGCTGCCGCCCGGATTCCGGGACGAGGGCCTGCGCGCCGCCCTGCGGCTGCGGGCCGCCGACCCGGACACCAGGGTGCTCATCGTCTCCCAGTACGTCGAACGCGCGTACGCCGCGGAACTGCTCGCCGACGGCCACGGCGGTGTCGGTTACCTGCTCAAGGACCGGGTCACCGCGCTGGACGACTTCCTCGACGCGGTCGAGCGGGTCGCCGCCGGTGGCACCGTAATGGATCCCGAGGTGGTCCGGCAGCTGTTCACCCGCAACAGCCGCAACCACGGCATCGACGGCCTCACCCCACGCGAGCGCGAAGTGCTCGCCCTGATGGCAGAAGGCCTGTCAAACTCCGCAATCTGCGCACGCCTGGTGCTGGCCCCCGTCTCGGTGGAGAAGCACATCACCAACATCCTCGCCAAACTCGACCTCCCACCCGCCACCACCGCCCACCGCCGCGTCCGCGCCGTCCTCGCCTACCTCAACGCGCCTCTCTAA
- a CDS encoding sensor histidine kinase, which yields MTKATARALVYLVSGVVASAAGFAFSLAALVGVGLLAVTQLGGPAFLGAARVSRTLAGIERRRAGWVLGATIPAPYLPGTAGTIRQRVTAVGTQPATWRDLAWLVLLIPLGLAGGCAALVVTAVDLGAIVAPAWAWAVPNPRAPFPMKPLMTTPSGRIVLTVLGLLLVPVVAWLLRTLAVLQARLARALLAPGTHRRLVEQAAHLAATRQRVVDAQAAELRRIERDLHDGAQARIVAAGMTLALAARKLRTGGGTGGGAEADVALARRQLDEALAELRRLVRGIHPPILTDRGLHAALAALAGDSPLTVEVRADTADRYPAAIESAAYFVVAEGLANAGKHADATTCTIDISRTVDTLRIRLADNGRGGADPGGSGLDGLRRRVEALDGVLTLTSPVGGPTILDAEFPCAS from the coding sequence ATGACAAAGGCGACGGCGCGGGCCCTGGTGTACCTGGTCAGTGGGGTGGTTGCCAGCGCCGCCGGGTTCGCCTTCAGCCTCGCCGCGCTCGTCGGCGTCGGCCTGCTGGCCGTCACCCAGCTCGGCGGGCCCGCGTTCCTCGGCGCCGCCCGGGTCAGCCGTACGCTCGCCGGCATCGAGCGGCGGCGCGCCGGCTGGGTGCTCGGAGCGACGATTCCCGCACCGTATCTGCCGGGCACCGCCGGCACGATCCGCCAACGGGTCACCGCCGTGGGGACCCAACCGGCCACCTGGCGCGACCTCGCCTGGCTGGTGCTGCTGATCCCGCTGGGTCTCGCCGGTGGATGCGCCGCGCTCGTGGTCACCGCGGTCGACCTCGGCGCCATCGTGGCACCGGCCTGGGCGTGGGCGGTGCCCAACCCGCGCGCACCGTTCCCGATGAAGCCGCTGATGACGACACCGTCCGGCCGGATCGTCCTCACCGTACTCGGGCTGCTGCTGGTGCCGGTGGTCGCGTGGCTGCTGCGTACCCTCGCGGTTTTGCAGGCCCGGTTGGCGCGGGCCCTGCTCGCGCCGGGCACCCACCGACGCCTGGTGGAGCAGGCGGCCCACCTGGCCGCGACCCGGCAACGGGTGGTCGACGCGCAGGCCGCGGAGCTGCGCCGGATCGAACGCGATCTGCACGACGGGGCGCAGGCCCGGATCGTGGCCGCCGGCATGACCCTGGCCCTGGCCGCCCGCAAACTGCGCACCGGCGGCGGTACGGGCGGCGGAGCGGAGGCCGACGTCGCCCTCGCCCGGCGGCAGCTCGACGAGGCGCTCGCCGAGCTGCGCCGCCTGGTACGCGGCATCCACCCGCCGATCCTGACCGATCGCGGCCTGCACGCCGCACTCGCCGCGCTGGCCGGCGACAGCCCCCTCACCGTCGAGGTACGCGCAGACACCGCCGACCGTTACCCGGCCGCGATCGAGTCCGCGGCCTATTTCGTGGTCGCCGAGGGGCTCGCCAACGCCGGCAAGCACGCCGACGCCACGACCTGCACCATCGACATCTCCCGGACCGTCGACACGCTCCGGATCCGGCTCGCCGACAACGGGCGGGGCGGGGCCGACCCCGGCGGTTCCGGACTCGACGGACTGCGCCGACGGGTCGAAGCGCTCGACGGCGTACTCACCCTGACCAGCCCGGTGGGCGGGCCGACCATCCTGGACGCGGAGTTCCCATGCGCATCGTGA
- a CDS encoding ABC transporter permease, translating to MMRLALGTLRRHRGAYAGTFFAAFLAVALLAGSGLLLFSVLTAKPPANRFAATDLVVSGARQVSLETVTTKEKKDKVKVKRKVKTERLTGAGVLPADLAGRIGALPGVASAVADAAFPIQVTTSTGRVVRATDDAPVIGHGWASAALTPYTLVRGSGPDAGRVVVDADLAARGGLVVGSELVLTTRTGTRTVQVSGIAAPAGRSGLAAQGALFLADGEVPTVSGLDGPTAVGVVATPGVDRDALLAAVRETAGGADVLTDAERVRADLPGALPDYIGPISIFGFVIGITAFAAVFVLTGTVTLGVRQRLRELALLRTVGATPGQLRLLLGLESVVLAAVAAIPAAPLGVLFAHLVADRFRTLGAVPAQFTVRVNVPVLLVAGLAGVLVTFVAARIAGRRAVRVAPTQALAETATAPAGGTAVRVLLALVTAGGAISVLTFVPLDGVLGMGMSFVSCALLLCTVAALGPVLVRILTAPLAQLARLGGATGWLAGLVTRAENRRVAAVAVPLVLIFAINATMLLNGALLERLTAREQTARTATATAQVTATGGLPLSTVDRLAALPGVTGAAATLPTRVIVAQGGKPEDYPAQGLLVAGSEPALDLGVRRSPAAGAGTASVPDVLGGDDTFAASAALVGQYGWRVGDEVPLWLADGHRTELRLTSVYERARGFGELVLPAPLVAAHDPRGLVSTVALRYQGNAAARIHDDWPGLRVTPTASASPAGDAQNQQGAWELMVVISLGFTAIAVLNTFAVATAARRREYADLRLVGATTGQLHRLADREALITVTVGLLLGVAVTAIVVGAFSIAQDGAFRLIVDPGTYGGMLGGVALLGLLAGALPARFILRRRGLPALADGR from the coding sequence ATGATGCGCCTGGCCCTCGGCACGCTGCGCCGCCACCGTGGCGCGTACGCCGGCACCTTTTTCGCCGCGTTCCTCGCGGTCGCCCTGCTCGCCGGCAGCGGTCTGCTGCTGTTCTCGGTGCTCACCGCGAAGCCACCGGCCAACCGGTTCGCCGCGACGGACCTGGTCGTCTCCGGTGCGCGGCAGGTGAGCCTGGAGACGGTGACCACGAAGGAGAAAAAGGACAAGGTCAAGGTCAAGCGGAAGGTCAAGACCGAACGGCTCACCGGCGCCGGGGTCCTACCGGCCGACCTCGCCGGCCGGATCGGGGCGCTGCCCGGTGTCGCGTCCGCCGTCGCCGACGCCGCCTTCCCGATCCAGGTGACCACGTCGACCGGACGGGTCGTGCGCGCAACGGACGACGCGCCCGTCATCGGCCACGGCTGGGCGTCGGCGGCGCTGACGCCGTACACGCTGGTCCGGGGCAGCGGGCCCGATGCCGGCCGGGTGGTCGTCGACGCGGATCTCGCCGCGCGCGGCGGACTCGTCGTCGGCAGCGAACTCGTGCTCACCACCCGCACCGGAACACGCACCGTGCAGGTCAGCGGCATCGCCGCGCCCGCCGGTCGGTCCGGCCTGGCCGCACAGGGCGCGCTGTTCCTCGCCGACGGCGAGGTGCCGACGGTGTCCGGACTCGACGGTCCGACCGCGGTCGGGGTGGTCGCCACGCCCGGCGTCGACCGGGACGCGCTGTTGGCCGCCGTACGCGAAACCGCCGGCGGGGCAGACGTGCTGACCGATGCCGAGCGGGTACGGGCCGACCTGCCCGGAGCACTGCCCGACTACATCGGACCGATCTCCATCTTCGGCTTCGTCATCGGCATCACCGCCTTCGCCGCGGTGTTCGTGCTCACCGGCACGGTGACCCTCGGCGTACGGCAACGGCTGCGTGAACTGGCCCTGCTGCGTACGGTGGGCGCCACGCCGGGCCAGCTGCGCCTGCTGCTCGGACTGGAGAGCGTTGTCCTCGCCGCCGTCGCCGCGATACCGGCCGCCCCGCTAGGCGTGCTCTTCGCGCACCTGGTGGCCGATCGGTTCCGGACCCTCGGGGCGGTGCCGGCCCAGTTCACGGTCCGGGTCAACGTACCGGTGCTGCTGGTGGCGGGGCTGGCCGGCGTACTGGTCACGTTCGTCGCCGCCCGGATCGCCGGCCGGCGGGCCGTACGGGTCGCGCCGACCCAGGCGCTCGCCGAGACTGCGACGGCACCGGCCGGCGGCACGGCCGTCCGGGTGCTGCTCGCCCTGGTGACGGCCGGCGGTGCGATCAGCGTGCTGACGTTCGTGCCGCTCGACGGGGTGCTCGGCATGGGCATGAGCTTCGTGTCCTGCGCCCTGCTGCTCTGCACGGTCGCCGCCCTCGGTCCGGTCCTGGTACGGATCCTGACCGCGCCGCTGGCGCAGCTGGCCCGGCTGGGCGGCGCGACCGGTTGGCTGGCCGGGCTCGTCACCCGCGCCGAGAACCGGCGGGTGGCGGCCGTCGCGGTGCCACTGGTACTGATCTTCGCGATCAACGCCACCATGCTGCTCAACGGCGCCCTGCTGGAGCGGCTGACCGCGCGGGAGCAGACGGCGCGAACGGCCACCGCGACCGCTCAGGTGACCGCGACCGGCGGGCTGCCGCTGAGCACCGTCGACCGGCTGGCCGCCCTGCCCGGGGTGACCGGTGCCGCGGCCACCCTGCCGACCAGGGTGATCGTGGCGCAGGGCGGCAAGCCCGAGGACTACCCGGCTCAGGGACTGCTCGTCGCCGGCAGCGAACCAGCACTCGACCTGGGCGTACGGCGCAGCCCCGCGGCCGGCGCCGGTACGGCGTCCGTCCCGGACGTACTCGGCGGGGACGACACCTTCGCCGCGAGTGCCGCCCTGGTCGGCCAGTACGGCTGGCGGGTCGGTGACGAGGTGCCGCTCTGGCTCGCCGACGGGCACCGTACGGAACTGCGGCTGACCTCGGTGTACGAGCGGGCCCGAGGGTTCGGCGAGCTGGTTCTTCCGGCCCCGCTGGTCGCCGCGCACGACCCCCGTGGGTTGGTGAGCACGGTCGCTCTGCGCTACCAGGGGAACGCGGCCGCCCGGATCCACGACGACTGGCCGGGCCTGCGGGTGACTCCCACCGCCTCGGCGTCCCCGGCCGGAGACGCGCAGAACCAGCAGGGCGCCTGGGAGCTGATGGTCGTCATCTCGCTCGGCTTCACCGCGATCGCCGTACTCAACACCTTCGCCGTCGCCACCGCCGCCCGCCGCCGCGAGTACGCCGACCTGCGGCTGGTCGGGGCGACCACCGGACAGTTGCACCGGCTCGCCGACCGGGAGGCGCTGATCACCGTCACGGTGGGGCTGCTGCTCGGGGTCGCCGTCACGGCGATCGTGGTCGGTGCGTTCAGCATCGCGCAGGACGGGGCCTTCCGGCTGATTGTCGACCCCGGCACGTACGGCGGCATGCTCGGCGGCGTCGCGCTGCTCGGCCTGCTCGCCGGGGCGCTGCCGGCCAGGTTCATCCTGCGCCGGCGCGGCCTGCCGGCACTCGCCGACGGGCGCTGA
- a CDS encoding ABC transporter ATP-binding protein gives MGNTAVVEVVEVTKTYPGGAGIRALAGVSVAFAAGTFNAVMGPSGSGKSTLLHCAAGLDTPDSGRVLLAGQEISGLREPRLTEARRQRVGFVFQSYNLLDSLSVWHNILLPQRLAGVRPDLALAREVMRRVGLTGRENDRPARLSGGQRQRVALARALAARPEVIFADEPTGALDLSTGREVLGLLREAVDSFGTTVVMVTHDPAAAARADRVVFLADGRIVTELADPTAEKVAAEMMSVSAR, from the coding sequence ATGGGAAACACAGCGGTGGTCGAAGTGGTCGAGGTGACGAAGACGTACCCCGGAGGTGCCGGGATACGCGCGCTCGCCGGGGTTTCGGTGGCGTTCGCCGCCGGTACGTTCAACGCGGTGATGGGGCCCTCCGGCTCGGGCAAGTCCACTCTGCTGCACTGCGCCGCCGGACTCGACACACCGGACAGCGGCCGGGTGCTGCTGGCCGGGCAGGAGATCAGCGGATTGCGCGAGCCCCGGCTGACCGAGGCCCGTCGCCAACGGGTCGGTTTCGTGTTCCAGTCCTACAACCTGCTGGACTCGCTCTCGGTGTGGCACAACATCCTGCTGCCGCAGCGGCTCGCCGGGGTACGCCCCGACCTCGCCCTGGCCCGTGAGGTGATGCGGCGGGTCGGTCTCACCGGCCGGGAGAACGACCGCCCGGCGCGGCTCTCCGGCGGGCAGCGCCAGCGGGTGGCGCTGGCTCGGGCGCTCGCCGCCCGACCGGAAGTGATCTTCGCGGACGAGCCGACCGGGGCGCTGGACCTGTCCACCGGCCGGGAGGTCCTGGGACTGCTGCGGGAGGCGGTCGACTCCTTCGGCACCACGGTTGTCATGGTCACCCACGATCCGGCCGCCGCCGCCCGAGCCGACCGGGTGGTCTTCCTCGCCGACGGGCGCATAGTCACCGAGTTGGCGGACCCGACGGCGGAGAAGGTCGCGGCGGAGATGATGTCGGTGAGCGCCCGATGA